A window from Streptomyces sp. NBC_00335 encodes these proteins:
- a CDS encoding DNA-directed RNA polymerase subunit alpha codes for MLIAQRPSLTEEVVDEYRSRFVIEPLEPGFGYTLGNSLRRTLLSSIPGAAVTSIRVDGVLHEFTTVPGVKEDVTDIILNIKQLVVSSEHDEPVVMYLRKQGPGLVTAADIAPPAGVEVHNPDLVLATLNGKGKLEMELTVERGRGYVSAVQNKQLGQEIGRIPIDSIYSPVLKVTYKVEATRVEQRTDFDKLIVDVETKQAMRPRDAMASAGKTLVELFGLARELNIDAEGIDMGPSPTDAALAADLALPIEELELTVRSYNCLKREGIHSVGELVARSEADLLDIRNFGAKSIDEVKAKLAGMGLALKDSPPGFDPTAAADAFGADDDADAGFVETEQY; via the coding sequence TCGTAGACGAGTACCGCTCGCGGTTCGTGATCGAGCCGCTGGAGCCGGGCTTCGGCTACACCCTCGGCAACTCGCTCCGCCGCACGCTCCTGTCCTCGATCCCGGGTGCCGCTGTCACCAGCATCCGCGTGGACGGCGTCCTGCACGAGTTCACCACCGTGCCCGGTGTCAAGGAAGACGTCACCGACATCATCCTCAACATCAAGCAGCTGGTCGTCTCCTCGGAGCACGACGAGCCGGTCGTGATGTACCTGCGCAAGCAGGGTCCCGGCCTGGTCACCGCTGCCGACATCGCGCCCCCGGCCGGTGTCGAGGTGCACAACCCGGACCTGGTCCTCGCCACGCTCAACGGCAAGGGCAAGCTGGAGATGGAGCTGACCGTCGAGCGCGGTCGCGGCTACGTCTCCGCCGTCCAGAACAAGCAGCTGGGCCAGGAGATCGGTCGCATCCCGATCGACTCCATCTACAGCCCGGTCCTCAAGGTCACCTACAAGGTCGAGGCGACCCGAGTCGAGCAGCGCACCGACTTCGACAAGCTCATCGTCGACGTCGAGACCAAGCAGGCCATGCGCCCGCGCGACGCCATGGCGTCCGCCGGCAAGACCCTGGTCGAGCTGTTCGGTCTGGCCCGCGAGCTCAACATCGACGCCGAGGGCATCGACATGGGCCCCTCGCCGACGGACGCGGCCCTGGCCGCCGATCTCGCCCTGCCGATCGAGGAGCTCGAGCTCACCGTTCGGTCGTACAACTGCCTCAAGCGCGAGGGCATCCACTCCGTGGGTGAGCTCGTCGCCCGCTCCGAGGCGGACCTGCTCGACATCCGCAACTTCGGTGCGAAGTCGATCGACGAGGTCAAGGCGAAGCTGGCCGGCATGGGCCTGGCCCTCAAGGACAGCCCGCCCGGATTCGACCCGACCGCCGCCGCCGACGCCTTCGGCGCCGACGACGACGCGGACGCCGGTTTCGTCGAGACCGAGCAGTACTAA
- the rplQ gene encoding 50S ribosomal protein L17: protein MPRPAKGARLGGSAAHEKHLLANLAKALFEHGRITTTEAKARRLRPYAERLVTKAKKGDIHNRRLVLQTITDKSIVHTLFTEIAPRYENRPGGYTRITKIGNRRGDNAPMAVIELVEALTVAQQATGEAEAATKRAVKEAEAAEAPAAEETKEA from the coding sequence ATGCCGCGTCCCGCAAAGGGTGCCCGTCTGGGCGGCAGCGCCGCGCACGAGAAGCACCTCCTCGCGAACCTCGCGAAGGCGCTCTTCGAGCACGGCCGCATCACCACCACCGAGGCCAAGGCCCGTCGCCTGCGTCCCTACGCCGAGCGTCTGGTGACCAAGGCCAAGAAGGGCGACATCCACAACCGTCGCCTGGTGCTGCAGACGATCACGGACAAGAGCATCGTGCACACGCTGTTCACCGAGATCGCCCCGCGCTACGAGAACCGCCCCGGTGGTTACACGCGCATCACCAAGATCGGCAACCGTCGTGGCGACAACGCCCCGATGGCCGTGATCGAGCTGGTCGAGGCCCTTACGGTCGCCCAGCAGGCCACTGGTGAGGCCGAGGCCGCCACCAAGCGCGCCGTGAAGGAGGCGGAGGCCGCTGAGGCTCCCGCCGCCGAGGAGACCAAGGAGGCCTGA